The Calditerrivibrio nitroreducens DSM 19672 genome window below encodes:
- a CDS encoding cell division protein FtsQ/DivIB, translating to MSEVLKILLRMIVVLFVLSFIFGFFYSIKLFKESKIFTVNTVQINGVVNADIKKMMSQTKDFKGKQIFQIDSSLGWVLDDPWIKKTSIKRIYPDKLEIDIYERKTVMKIKSRNNCYFYSIEGDLIGTDCGNVKVYDNTNLNNDKLYVVAEIVKSLNDRFTSIDINNSHFVINRDDYQILVSYDLEEYKKSLRYAEGLATIYKKINYIDLRVPGKIFINGVKNEA from the coding sequence ATGAGTGAAGTATTAAAAATTCTCCTGAGGATGATAGTTGTGTTGTTTGTGCTATCATTTATATTTGGATTTTTTTATAGTATTAAACTGTTTAAAGAATCGAAAATTTTTACAGTTAATACTGTGCAGATAAATGGTGTTGTGAATGCAGACATAAAAAAAATGATGTCCCAAACTAAGGATTTTAAAGGTAAGCAGATATTTCAAATTGACAGTAGTCTGGGATGGGTACTGGATGACCCATGGATAAAAAAAACAAGTATTAAGAGAATATATCCAGATAAACTGGAGATTGACATATATGAGAGAAAAACTGTGATGAAAATTAAATCGAGAAATAATTGCTACTTTTATTCCATAGAAGGTGATCTTATTGGAACTGATTGTGGTAATGTAAAAGTATATGATAATACAAATCTTAATAATGATAAGCTTTATGTTGTGGCGGAGATTGTAAAATCTCTTAATGATAGGTTTACAAGCATAGATATCAATAATTCCCATTTTGTTATAAATAGAGATGATTATCAGATACTTGTTTCATACGATCTGGAGGAGTATAAAAAAAGTTTAAGATATGCAGAGGGATTGGCAACGATATACAAAAAAATAAATTATATAGATTTGAGAGTGCCAGGAAAAATATTTATAAATGGAGTTAAAAATGAAGCATGA
- a CDS encoding D-alanine--D-alanine ligase, with product MHSDKIAVLYGGLSSERDVSIKTGNGIYNALLRKGFKNSFLLDVDWSLPEKLIKHKPDFCYIALHGRYGEDGTVQGLLEYMRIPYNGPGVTASAISFDKVITKKILKSVNIPTADYFEYKNEQSSPFYPCVVKPAREGSTIGVTIVYEDKEFIPAIEDAKKYDNKIIVERFIKGKELTISIIDDLVLPIIWIKPKKGFYDYTSKYTKGMTEYLFETGLNAKEEEMVKKVAKDAYEVVGCEGASRVDIIYDGDIPNVLEINTLPGMTETSLLPNAAAKYGIAYDELVEMLYFKGKNRYE from the coding sequence ATGCATAGCGATAAAATAGCTGTTCTCTACGGCGGATTGTCAAGTGAAAGGGATGTATCCATCAAAACAGGTAATGGGATATACAACGCCCTGTTAAGGAAAGGATTTAAGAATAGTTTTTTGCTTGATGTGGATTGGTCATTACCTGAAAAATTGATCAAGCATAAGCCAGATTTTTGCTATATAGCACTTCATGGTCGATATGGAGAAGATGGAACAGTTCAGGGTTTGCTTGAATATATGAGAATACCATATAATGGTCCTGGAGTAACTGCAAGTGCCATATCTTTTGATAAAGTAATTACCAAAAAGATACTCAAATCGGTAAACATACCAACGGCTGATTATTTTGAATATAAAAATGAGCAGTCTTCACCTTTTTATCCCTGTGTGGTCAAACCTGCCAGAGAAGGTTCCACCATAGGGGTAACGATAGTGTATGAAGATAAAGAGTTTATACCGGCTATAGAGGATGCAAAAAAGTATGACAATAAAATAATTGTGGAAAGATTTATAAAAGGGAAAGAGCTTACCATCTCAATCATAGATGACTTAGTATTACCAATTATATGGATAAAGCCAAAAAAAGGGTTTTACGACTACACATCAAAATATACCAAGGGGATGACAGAATATCTTTTCGAAACTGGGCTTAATGCAAAAGAAGAAGAGATGGTGAAAAAGGTAGCAAAAGATGCCTATGAGGTCGTTGGTTGTGAAGGGGCTTCAAGGGTTGATATTATCTATGACGGTGACATTCCAAATGTTTTGGAGATCAATACATTGCCAGGAATGACAGAAACGAGCCTGCTGCCAAATGCTGCTGCTAAATATGGTATAGCATATGATGAACTAGTGGAAATGCTCTATTTTAAGGGTAAAAATAGATATGAGTGA
- a CDS encoding MscL family protein: MKRTIFLLMFLLTVSSLFANDYKYSIVGLLGGSHDFSGIKIGPVGIGKFINAVLNFLIVSSVVFFGIIKPIKKLNELAAKKESAKQQTEQQPTTPEDVKLLREILEELKKQKV; encoded by the coding sequence ATGAAAAGAACTATTTTTTTGTTAATGTTTCTTTTAACTGTTTCATCCTTATTTGCAAACGATTACAAGTATTCTATAGTAGGATTATTAGGCGGTAGCCACGATTTTTCGGGTATAAAAATAGGTCCTGTAGGTATTGGAAAATTTATCAATGCTGTTTTAAATTTTCTTATAGTTTCATCGGTGGTCTTTTTTGGAATTATAAAACCCATAAAAAAACTAAACGAATTAGCTGCTAAAAAAGAATCTGCCAAACAACAAACAGAACAGCAGCCAACTACTCCAGAAGATGTTAAACTATTGAGAGAAATTCTCGAAGAGCTGAAAAAACAAAAAGTTTAA
- the ldhH gene encoding L-lactate dehydrogenase (quinone) large subunit LdhH, with translation MNLDQKIRNSLNDKILYKNLKNFASSYKISRKNAFDGLDFDQLVADLSSRKSRNRAQINELFELFKKNATSSGARVYQATNAVDACRYITDVCKKHNTEYIVKSKSMTSEEIKLNEYLEKNGLKPIETDLGEWILQIAGEHPSHMVMPAIHKSRQQVAEIFRRYTGEDIADDDIDKMVKIARKYLRDYYFKAMVGITGANVAVAKAGVIGIVTNEGNGRLTSTVPPVHIVLLGYEKLVADFDEALKVIKLLPKAATGQTISTYLTWIKGQNSSHKNPQGIKETHFLFLDNGRLDFFDHPILKEALKCIRCGSCANICPAYEMVGGHTFGHIYIGAIGSILTRMYHDEKTAHELLKLCIGCKACSKFCPAGIDLQSIISELNIETTEKFGLPAAKKFIYRKVIANPSIFKTTMKIGSFLQIPIISKDKIHLSKSPLPKDKDFRVLPSISRVAFSEIYPKIDTNKNGMNKKIFFYPGCAVEYFYPYMGKALVKVLNRFGIRVDIPTKQVCCGLPAIHAGDGNAGKDTISKNLDYMPDPSNYDAVIVLCPSCGMAIKEDFPKQMKEDYTKLNLSKKLSEKIISFREYLEKLGVDLKINGNVKVTYHTPCHQGRGLGSSAESYLKAILGENFIPLKDSDVCCGFGGSYSIDFAGISKGILDKKIENIIQTGADIILTDCPGCVMQIEGGLLKKSLDIKVMHISTFLDSYI, from the coding sequence ATGAATTTAGATCAAAAAATACGCAACAGCTTAAACGATAAGATCCTTTATAAAAATCTAAAAAATTTTGCATCCTCCTACAAGATATCAAGAAAGAATGCCTTTGATGGGCTTGATTTTGATCAATTGGTGGCCGATTTAAGCTCAAGAAAATCAAGAAATAGAGCACAGATAAATGAATTATTTGAACTATTCAAGAAAAATGCCACCTCTTCTGGAGCAAGAGTATACCAGGCAACAAACGCAGTAGACGCCTGCAGATACATCACCGATGTCTGCAAAAAACATAATACTGAATACATAGTCAAATCAAAATCGATGACCTCAGAAGAGATAAAATTAAACGAATATCTTGAAAAAAATGGTCTAAAACCGATTGAAACAGATTTAGGGGAATGGATACTTCAGATTGCGGGGGAGCATCCCTCCCACATGGTGATGCCTGCTATACACAAATCAAGACAGCAGGTTGCGGAGATATTCAGACGATATACCGGTGAAGATATTGCAGATGACGATATAGATAAAATGGTCAAAATTGCCCGGAAGTACCTCAGAGATTACTATTTTAAAGCAATGGTGGGGATTACAGGTGCTAACGTTGCAGTAGCCAAGGCTGGGGTTATAGGCATTGTGACAAATGAAGGTAATGGGAGGCTGACATCTACGGTACCACCAGTTCATATAGTTCTTCTGGGATATGAAAAGCTTGTGGCCGATTTTGATGAGGCTCTAAAAGTAATAAAACTTCTACCCAAAGCCGCAACAGGCCAGACAATAAGTACCTATCTGACGTGGATTAAAGGGCAAAATAGTTCCCACAAAAATCCCCAGGGAATAAAAGAAACCCATTTTCTCTTTTTAGACAATGGAAGATTGGATTTTTTTGACCACCCAATATTAAAAGAAGCTTTAAAATGTATAAGATGTGGAAGCTGTGCCAATATCTGCCCGGCATACGAAATGGTGGGGGGGCACACATTCGGGCATATTTACATCGGTGCCATAGGTTCAATCCTCACGAGGATGTATCACGACGAAAAAACCGCCCATGAACTGCTAAAATTATGCATAGGATGCAAGGCTTGCTCAAAATTCTGTCCTGCCGGGATAGACCTTCAATCGATTATTTCAGAATTAAACATTGAAACTACTGAAAAATTTGGATTGCCCGCTGCGAAAAAATTTATATATAGAAAAGTCATTGCAAACCCTTCAATCTTTAAAACAACGATGAAGATTGGATCCTTCCTCCAGATACCTATTATTTCAAAAGATAAGATCCATCTCTCAAAATCCCCTCTACCAAAAGATAAAGATTTCAGAGTACTACCTTCCATCTCCAGAGTAGCATTTTCCGAGATCTATCCTAAAATAGATACAAATAAAAACGGCATGAATAAAAAAATATTTTTTTACCCCGGGTGTGCAGTGGAATACTTCTATCCATATATGGGAAAGGCACTTGTGAAAGTATTAAATAGATTTGGTATAAGGGTGGATATACCCACAAAACAGGTCTGCTGCGGGTTACCAGCCATTCATGCGGGGGACGGTAACGCAGGTAAAGATACGATATCAAAAAATCTTGACTACATGCCAGATCCGTCAAATTATGATGCTGTTATCGTATTATGTCCAAGCTGTGGTATGGCCATAAAGGAAGACTTTCCAAAACAGATGAAAGAAGACTATACAAAATTAAATCTATCAAAAAAATTATCAGAAAAAATAATCTCTTTCAGAGAATATTTAGAGAAGCTGGGAGTTGATCTAAAGATAAATGGCAATGTGAAGGTAACATACCATACACCCTGCCATCAGGGAAGAGGTCTGGGAAGCTCAGCCGAAAGCTATCTCAAAGCTATTTTAGGTGAAAACTTTATTCCACTTAAAGATAGTGATGTATGTTGCGGATTCGGAGGAAGCTATTCCATCGATTTTGCAGGTATTTCTAAAGGTATTTTAGACAAAAAAATAGAAAACATCATCCAAACAGGTGCAGATATTATCCTCACCGATTGCCCTGGTTGTGTGATGCAGATAGAAGGCGGTTTGCTTAAAAAAAGTTTGGATATAAAAGTAATGCATATATCCACATTTCTGGATAGTTATATCTAA
- a CDS encoding sulfite exporter TauE/SafE family protein, translating into MEIVLLVAVGIIAGFLGALLGIGGGSIIVPILVTFLHYPMHNAVAIGLLTIVATSVSVAHVNILKGLINLELSLVLEFLTVIASIVGSFIGNKLDNNTLQIIYGIILSIISLIYIKESIRPKIEINIITDKNNFFYDEYYDFDLKKYVGYSPIKIVKTMIVSTVAGAFSGMLGIGGGVFKVPAMNLLSKIPIKVAIATSNYMIGLTAASGSIPYIIHGKISPSASIYMIVGVIFGSKIALTKFNKIKDKKLKILFALFLIFVSLNMLYKGLMR; encoded by the coding sequence ATGGAAATAGTCTTACTTGTTGCTGTAGGTATTATTGCAGGCTTTTTGGGGGCACTTCTGGGGATAGGTGGGGGTTCCATTATTGTTCCTATACTTGTTACCTTTCTGCACTATCCTATGCATAATGCTGTGGCGATAGGACTTTTAACGATTGTTGCCACCAGTGTATCTGTTGCCCATGTTAACATCCTTAAGGGGTTGATAAACCTAGAATTAAGTCTCGTATTGGAGTTTCTCACTGTTATAGCTTCAATCGTTGGAAGCTTCATAGGCAACAAACTTGACAACAACACGCTGCAAATAATTTATGGAATCATCTTAAGTATCATATCCCTCATCTATATAAAAGAAAGTATCCGACCAAAAATAGAAATTAATATCATCACAGACAAAAATAACTTTTTTTATGATGAATACTACGATTTTGATCTAAAAAAATATGTAGGCTACTCTCCAATAAAAATAGTAAAAACCATGATAGTATCAACTGTGGCAGGTGCCTTCTCCGGAATGCTTGGTATTGGGGGTGGTGTCTTTAAAGTCCCTGCAATGAATCTCTTATCAAAGATACCGATAAAAGTAGCCATCGCCACAAGTAACTACATGATAGGCCTTACTGCAGCATCCGGCTCTATTCCATATATTATCCACGGCAAGATATCCCCCTCTGCTTCGATCTATATGATTGTGGGTGTTATTTTTGGATCTAAGATTGCCCTTACAAAATTTAATAAAATAAAAGATAAAAAGCTGAAAATTTTATTCGCATTATTTTTAATTTTTGTTTCATTAAATATGCTTTATAAGGGTTTGATGAGATGA
- a CDS encoding zinc dependent phospholipase C family protein produces the protein MWIISVFFIFLPINLFAWGPETHIKIAFEILNTTNFSLIKSYQAFFLAGNIFPDLFNLFKDISSFKKSLPTHSWNTVSRLFDAATLDSERAFAYGYSAHLASDIIAHNQYVPQQTLLVSKSRFFSHFMLELATTTNDKRFRYTLIELLEKANIYGNLFLKTFNIDEKFFKREIFFIKNGIRLQNFAKIPEIVNLIKRSKDSTFNIKSSIYEEKSIEIAKKTIESGFSDLIKYDPSGKNSIAKARNMRKELIASFGKKKLKKHHKENISLTNFNPDKIE, from the coding sequence ATGTGGATAATCTCAGTTTTTTTCATATTTTTACCGATCAATCTTTTTGCATGGGGGCCAGAAACCCACATTAAAATTGCATTTGAAATTCTAAATACCACAAACTTTTCTCTAATTAAATCATATCAGGCTTTTTTCCTGGCAGGAAATATATTTCCAGATCTTTTTAATCTGTTTAAAGATATTTCAAGTTTTAAGAAATCTCTTCCCACTCACTCCTGGAATACAGTATCGAGGCTCTTTGACGCCGCAACTTTAGACTCTGAAAGGGCTTTTGCATATGGTTATTCAGCACATCTTGCATCAGATATAATAGCTCACAATCAGTATGTACCACAACAAACTCTGCTTGTGAGTAAATCAAGGTTTTTTTCCCATTTCATGTTGGAATTAGCCACCACCACCAATGACAAGAGGTTTAGATATACACTAATAGAACTACTCGAAAAAGCAAATATATACGGAAATCTTTTTTTAAAAACATTTAATATCGATGAAAAATTTTTTAAAAGAGAGATCTTTTTTATAAAGAATGGGATTCGTTTGCAGAATTTTGCTAAAATTCCAGAAATAGTCAATTTAATAAAGAGATCGAAAGATTCTACCTTCAACATTAAATCATCTATTTATGAAGAAAAATCTATCGAAATTGCAAAAAAAACTATAGAGTCAGGTTTTTCTGATCTAATTAAATACGATCCCAGCGGTAAAAATAGTATTGCAAAGGCAAGAAATATGAGAAAAGAGCTAATTGCATCTTTTGGTAAAAAAAAGCTAAAAAAGCATCATAAAGAAAATATAAGTTTGACAAACTTCAATCCTGATAAAATAGAATGA
- the murC gene encoding UDP-N-acetylmuramate--L-alanine ligase: protein MFRKFKKIHFVGIGGIGMSGIAEILHNLEYKITGSDISENANVQRLKSLGIKIFLGHSEENVKDVDLVVYSSAVKQDNPELKYALENYIPVIQRGEMLAELMRMKYSVVVSGSHGKTTTSSMIAEIFNSAGLNPTVVIGGRLNRNENNAIVGKSDIMVAEADESDRSFLMLYPTVSVITNIDFEHMESYKDFDDVKQSFAEFANKVPFYGANIICLDDPNVADIIPLLKKKFVTYGFSARADIRGTDVKIEGFGSSFNVSVHGKPWGRIKLSVPGEHNVLNALGAIGAGLEFDIPYEDIKKGLEDFSGVQRRLTIRYDKDEIKVIDDYGHHPTEIIATLKAIRDAYDDHKLIVIFQPHRYSRTKLLMNEFSKAFFDADELFITDIYAASEKPIDGITSDVLVGEIRKRGFKSVYHINKPDDFLSFINDKVERKTIFLTLGAGNITNLSREITDYLEKKYA from the coding sequence ATGTTTAGAAAATTTAAAAAGATTCATTTCGTAGGGATTGGTGGTATAGGTATGAGCGGCATAGCGGAGATATTGCATAATCTCGAATACAAGATAACTGGTTCGGATATATCTGAGAATGCAAATGTTCAGCGTCTTAAATCCCTTGGTATAAAGATATTTTTAGGACATTCCGAAGAGAATGTAAAAGATGTGGATCTTGTGGTTTACTCCTCAGCGGTAAAACAGGACAATCCAGAATTGAAGTATGCCTTAGAGAATTACATCCCTGTAATACAAAGAGGTGAGATGCTGGCGGAGCTAATGAGGATGAAATATTCTGTGGTTGTTTCCGGAAGCCATGGCAAAACTACTACATCCTCAATGATAGCGGAGATTTTTAACTCTGCTGGGCTTAATCCAACCGTGGTTATCGGTGGTAGGTTAAATAGGAATGAGAATAATGCGATCGTTGGAAAAAGTGATATTATGGTGGCGGAAGCTGACGAGAGCGATAGATCTTTTCTGATGCTCTATCCTACTGTTAGTGTTATCACAAATATCGATTTTGAACATATGGAAAGTTATAAAGATTTTGACGATGTGAAGCAATCATTTGCGGAATTTGCGAATAAGGTACCTTTTTATGGTGCAAATATTATCTGTCTGGATGATCCAAACGTTGCAGATATAATTCCCCTTTTAAAGAAAAAATTTGTTACGTATGGGTTTAGTGCAAGGGCTGATATAAGGGGGACGGATGTCAAAATAGAGGGGTTTGGAAGTAGTTTTAATGTCTCTGTTCATGGTAAACCCTGGGGTAGGATAAAACTTTCGGTACCAGGGGAGCATAATGTGTTAAATGCACTTGGGGCTATAGGAGCTGGTCTTGAATTTGACATTCCTTACGAAGATATCAAAAAAGGATTAGAGGATTTTAGTGGTGTCCAGAGGAGACTCACCATAAGGTATGATAAAGATGAAATAAAAGTGATTGACGATTATGGCCATCATCCAACTGAGATTATTGCCACATTAAAAGCAATAAGGGATGCATACGACGATCATAAGTTAATAGTAATTTTTCAGCCCCATCGCTACAGCAGAACAAAACTTTTGATGAATGAATTTTCAAAAGCATTTTTCGATGCGGATGAGCTTTTTATCACAGATATCTACGCGGCAAGTGAGAAACCGATAGACGGGATAACGTCGGATGTTTTGGTGGGGGAGATTAGAAAAAGGGGATTTAAAAGCGTATATCATATAAATAAACCGGATGATTTTTTAAGTTTTATAAATGACAAAGTTGAACGAAAAACGATTTTTCTGACGCTTGGGGCTGGAAATATTACGAATCTTTCCAGAGAGATAACTGATTACCTGGAGAAAAAATATGCATAG
- the mtgA gene encoding monofunctional biosynthetic peptidoglycan transglycosylase produces MNLKKIVIVSAILLFVGSVLYIIPAFFYDVDKLNKNNPIPTSFMKYRMDQWKRDGVNKKIRQTWVPISQISRNMRLAVIVSEDAKFWKHDGFDFEAIQDAFVENFRSGRFKYGASTISQQVIKNVYLSPTKNPLRKIKEAILTYRMEQVVSKKRILEIYLNIIEMGDGIFGVQEAAKYYFGKPASALTVTEAAKLASILPNPIKYHPNSDQKFVTNRTRIIASRIAKIESYKK; encoded by the coding sequence ATGAATTTAAAAAAAATAGTCATTGTATCAGCAATACTACTTTTTGTGGGTTCCGTTTTATACATAATACCAGCTTTTTTTTATGACGTTGATAAGCTAAATAAAAACAATCCCATCCCCACCTCTTTTATGAAGTACCGAATGGATCAATGGAAGAGGGATGGTGTAAACAAAAAGATCAGACAAACCTGGGTTCCAATTTCACAAATTTCAAGGAATATGAGACTTGCAGTAATTGTATCTGAAGATGCCAAATTCTGGAAACATGATGGTTTTGACTTTGAAGCGATACAGGATGCTTTTGTGGAAAACTTTCGGTCCGGCAGATTTAAGTATGGTGCAAGCACTATCTCGCAACAGGTCATCAAAAATGTATACCTTTCCCCCACAAAAAATCCGTTGAGAAAAATTAAAGAGGCAATATTAACCTACAGAATGGAACAGGTGGTATCTAAAAAACGGATCCTCGAAATATATCTAAATATTATCGAAATGGGGGATGGGATCTTTGGTGTACAGGAAGCTGCAAAATATTATTTTGGCAAACCAGCATCAGCACTTACTGTAACTGAAGCTGCAAAACTTGCATCAATACTCCCTAATCCTATAAAATATCATCCGAACAGCGATCAAAAATTTGTCACTAATCGCACCAGGATAATAGCAAGTAGAATTGCAAAAATTGAAAGCTATAAAAAATGA
- the ftsA gene encoding cell division protein FtsA produces the protein MKHDNIFVGLDIGTTKTCATVVRKNENNELELIGVGLAPSTGIRKGVVINIEATVNSIKEAIANAERMAGVSIHNVTVGIAGGHIKSFNSKGIIAVKNREVTDKDIERVIESASAVDIPIGSEVLHVIPQQYTLDGQSDIRNPRGMSGVRLEVDVHIITGAVSSAQNIIKSCERAGLLVDDIVLEQLASAEAVLSEDEKELGVCLIDGGGGTTDMIILKKGTVYHTAVLQLGGQSCTSDLAIGINAPEVEAEKIKKSYGCVWMPYVSDDETIDVPSVGGRPPRKISRSVLTQILHARCEEILQMFLGELYKKRFYDMIGAGIVFTGGMSNIEGLEELAYSIFNLPVRIAKPDKITRGLVDTINDPMYSTSVGLALIAAKKGHPKVIMSKGTDETKLNKIMEKMKSMIKEFF, from the coding sequence ATGAAGCATGATAATATTTTCGTTGGGCTTGATATCGGTACAACAAAAACCTGTGCAACAGTTGTTAGAAAAAATGAAAACAATGAATTGGAGCTTATAGGTGTTGGGTTAGCCCCCAGCACGGGGATTCGAAAGGGTGTGGTTATAAATATCGAGGCTACGGTAAATTCCATTAAAGAGGCTATTGCGAATGCTGAAAGGATGGCTGGTGTGTCGATACACAATGTTACCGTTGGAATCGCTGGTGGACACATTAAAAGCTTCAATTCCAAAGGTATCATTGCTGTAAAGAATCGTGAAGTGACGGATAAAGATATAGAAAGGGTTATTGAATCAGCCTCTGCCGTAGATATCCCAATAGGAAGTGAAGTGCTCCATGTAATACCTCAGCAGTACACTTTAGATGGCCAGAGTGATATCAGAAATCCGAGGGGTATGAGTGGTGTAAGGCTGGAAGTGGATGTACATATTATAACTGGTGCGGTTTCAAGTGCCCAGAATATTATAAAAAGTTGCGAAAGGGCTGGGCTTTTGGTGGATGATATAGTTTTGGAACAGCTGGCTTCAGCCGAAGCTGTCTTAAGTGAAGATGAAAAGGAACTGGGTGTTTGTCTCATTGATGGTGGTGGGGGAACCACAGATATGATAATCTTGAAAAAAGGTACCGTCTACCATACTGCAGTATTGCAGCTGGGTGGACAGAGCTGTACATCCGATCTTGCCATAGGGATAAATGCCCCTGAGGTGGAGGCTGAAAAGATTAAAAAGAGTTATGGCTGTGTATGGATGCCGTATGTTTCTGATGATGAAACGATCGATGTTCCTTCGGTGGGGGGTAGACCACCCAGAAAGATCTCCCGCTCTGTGTTGACACAGATATTGCATGCAAGATGTGAGGAGATTTTACAGATGTTTTTGGGGGAGCTGTATAAAAAGAGATTCTACGATATGATTGGTGCTGGGATAGTTTTTACTGGGGGTATGTCAAATATAGAAGGGTTGGAAGAGCTTGCCTATTCTATATTTAACTTACCTGTAAGGATAGCAAAACCTGATAAGATAACAAGAGGGCTGGTGGATACGATAAATGACCCTATGTATTCCACCTCAGTGGGGCTTGCCCTCATCGCAGCAAAAAAAGGGCACCCAAAAGTAATTATGTCTAAAGGGACAGATGAAACAAAGCTAAACAAAATTATGGAAAAAATGAAGAGTATGATAAAAGAGTTTTTCTAA
- the ftsZ gene encoding cell division protein FtsZ, giving the protein MFEFDEILTGAVIKVVGVGGAGGNAINNMINAGITNVEFIAANTDSQALAANLAPIKIQLGSKLTRGLGAGGNPEVGRKAAIEEQEAIEDALRGADLVFITAGMGGGTGTGAAPVIASIAKDLGALTVAVVSKPFYWEGKRRTEYAEQGLKFLKEHVDTYIVVPNDKLLDVIDKNTPFKEAFRIADDVLRQGVQGISDTINSSGYVNVDFADIRTILSSKGMALMGIGVASGDNRDQDAARKALSSPLLVDSSIKGAEAILLNITGGNDITMTEVSNIAGIIYEAAGEDAAIYKGVVIDHDMEGSIKVTVVATGLGKVKETKAININEYIQPKAQTIDNTVKKIQQIKKRDLGLKTLDDYDDEEINIPTYIRNQAD; this is encoded by the coding sequence ATGTTCGAATTTGATGAAATTTTGACAGGAGCAGTTATCAAAGTAGTTGGAGTTGGTGGAGCAGGTGGAAACGCCATCAATAACATGATCAATGCTGGTATTACAAATGTTGAGTTTATCGCTGCAAACACAGATTCTCAGGCTCTTGCAGCTAATCTTGCCCCAATAAAGATTCAATTGGGGAGCAAGCTCACAAGAGGGCTTGGGGCAGGTGGCAACCCTGAAGTGGGAAGAAAAGCTGCCATAGAAGAGCAGGAGGCTATCGAAGACGCCTTAAGAGGTGCCGATCTTGTCTTCATAACTGCTGGTATGGGAGGAGGTACCGGAACAGGTGCTGCTCCTGTGATTGCAAGTATTGCAAAGGATCTTGGAGCTCTTACGGTTGCGGTGGTATCAAAACCGTTTTATTGGGAAGGTAAAAGAAGAACGGAATATGCCGAGCAGGGATTAAAATTCCTCAAGGAGCATGTGGACACTTATATAGTGGTTCCTAACGATAAACTTCTGGATGTGATTGACAAAAATACACCATTCAAAGAGGCTTTCAGAATAGCGGATGATGTCTTAAGACAGGGTGTTCAGGGGATATCAGATACGATAAATAGCAGTGGATACGTAAATGTAGACTTTGCAGATATCAGGACTATTCTTTCCTCAAAGGGGATGGCTCTTATGGGAATTGGGGTTGCTTCAGGAGACAATAGGGATCAGGATGCAGCCAGAAAGGCATTATCCAGCCCATTGTTGGTGGATTCAAGTATCAAAGGTGCTGAAGCTATATTGCTTAATATTACAGGTGGAAATGATATCACCATGACAGAGGTTTCAAATATTGCAGGAATTATTTACGAAGCGGCAGGTGAAGATGCCGCCATTTACAAAGGTGTTGTAATTGATCACGATATGGAAGGATCTATAAAAGTTACCGTTGTTGCTACAGGTTTGGGTAAGGTTAAAGAGACTAAAGCTATAAATATAAATGAGTATATCCAGCCCAAAGCCCAAACAATTGATAATACAGTGAAAAAGATTCAGCAGATAAAAAAGAGGGACTTAGGTCTTAAAACTCTCGATGATTACGATGATGAAGAGATAAACATCCCTACATACATAAGAAATCAGGCGGATTAA